Proteins from a single region of Syntrophorhabdales bacterium:
- the tuf gene encoding elongation factor Tu (EF-Tu; promotes GTP-dependent binding of aminoacyl-tRNA to the A-site of ribosomes during protein biosynthesis; when the tRNA anticodon matches the mRNA codon, GTP hydrolysis results; the inactive EF-Tu-GDP leaves the ribosome and release of GDP is promoted by elongation factor Ts; many prokaryotes have two copies of the gene encoding EF-Tu), translating to VMPGDNVTLTVELVTPIALEKELRFAIREGGKTVGAGVVTEIQE from the coding sequence GGTCATGCCCGGGGACAACGTAACCCTCACCGTAGAACTCGTTACCCCCATCGCCCTCGAGAAGGAACTCCGCTTCGCCATCAGGGAAGGCGGCAAGACCGTGGGCGCAGGGGTAGTCACGGAGATACAGGAGTAG
- the rplK gene encoding 50S ribosomal protein L11, with translation MAKKIVAMVKLQLPAGQATPSPPVGPALGQHGVNIMEFCKAYNERTKSQEGSVIPVIITIFSDRSFTFITKTPPVSYLLKKAVKLAKGSNAPKKEMVGSITKSQVQEIAQLKMVDLNAKDLAGAMRIVEGSARSMGLEVTE, from the coding sequence ATGGCAAAGAAAATAGTGGCTATGGTCAAACTTCAGCTTCCTGCCGGGCAGGCCACGCCCTCACCACCTGTCGGACCGGCGCTCGGCCAGCATGGTGTAAACATCATGGAGTTTTGCAAGGCCTATAACGAGCGAACGAAAAGTCAAGAAGGAAGTGTCATTCCGGTAATCATAACCATATTTTCAGACCGGAGCTTTACGTTCATCACTAAAACGCCGCCGGTGAGTTATCTTCTCAAGAAAGCCGTGAAGCTGGCAAAAGGCTCGAACGCGCCAAAAAAAGAGATGGTCGGTTCCATTACAAAATCTCAGGTCCAGGAAATTGCCCAGTTAAAAATGGTCGATTTAAATGCGAAGGATCTTGCTGGGGCGATGAGAATCGTCGAGGGCTCGGCAAGAAGCATGGGGTTGGAAGTAACGGAGTAG
- the rplL gene encoding 50S ribosomal protein L7/L12: MAVSREEVIQFIENMTLLELSDFIKALEEKFGVQAAMPMMAAGAPAAGAPAAAAEPAEEQTEFNVILTGYEADKKIQVIKVVRAITSLGLKEAKDLVEGVPKPVKEGVSKQEAESIKKQLAEVSGQVKVE, encoded by the coding sequence ATGGCTGTCAGTAGGGAAGAAGTTATACAGTTCATAGAGAACATGACATTGCTGGAGCTTTCAGATTTCATAAAGGCCCTGGAAGAGAAGTTCGGTGTTCAGGCTGCGATGCCCATGATGGCAGCAGGAGCGCCGGCAGCAGGAGCGCCGGCAGCGGCTGCAGAACCGGCCGAGGAGCAAACGGAGTTCAACGTTATCCTGACCGGCTACGAGGCCGACAAGAAGATCCAGGTGATCAAAGTTGTCAGGGCCATTACGAGCCTGGGCTTGAAGGAAGCGAAGGATCTGGTCGAAGGCGTACCCAAGCCGGTTAAAGAGGGTGTTTCGAAGCAGGAAGCTGAATCGATAAAGAAGCAGCTTGCGGAAGTCAGCGGACAGGTCAAGGTTGAGTAA
- the secE gene encoding preprotein translocase subunit SecE — MDIREQIDNLKTYFKEVYLETKRVTFPSRKEALKGTYVILITVVIAALFLGIVDVGLAKIVQALFRG; from the coding sequence ATGGACATCAGGGAACAGATCGACAACCTGAAGACCTATTTCAAAGAGGTATATCTGGAGACTAAAAGAGTTACGTTTCCCTCGAGAAAAGAGGCCCTCAAGGGCACGTACGTGATCCTGATTACAGTGGTTATCGCAGCACTATTCCTTGGCATCGTTGACGTAGGACTTGCAAAGATCGTGCAGGCGTTGTTCCGTGGATAG
- the rplJ gene encoding 50S ribosomal protein L10, translating to MERKAKQVVVEELESKLKRARALFLAEYSGMNVAQMTRLRRELQHSGAEFKVTKNTLLRLAATGTDAEAIRDQFTGPNAVICSYSDPAAVAKLLSSIAKEIPFLKVKSGVFGKQRLGPDDVVRLATLPSREVLLSKLLGLLQASPQRLVGVLAANLNKLMWTLSAIKNQKEAT from the coding sequence GTGGAAAGAAAGGCCAAACAAGTTGTTGTAGAAGAGCTCGAGTCGAAGCTGAAGCGAGCGCGTGCCCTGTTCTTAGCTGAGTATAGTGGCATGAATGTCGCTCAGATGACTCGGCTCCGCAGGGAACTGCAGCACTCCGGCGCGGAATTCAAGGTAACGAAGAATACGCTCCTGAGATTAGCCGCAACCGGGACAGACGCAGAGGCTATTCGGGATCAGTTTACCGGTCCCAACGCGGTTATCTGCAGTTATTCGGACCCGGCGGCAGTGGCAAAGCTGTTGTCGTCTATTGCCAAAGAGATTCCGTTTCTAAAGGTGAAGTCAGGAGTCTTTGGCAAGCAGCGGTTGGGCCCCGATGATGTGGTAAGGCTTGCCACACTGCCTTCCAGAGAAGTACTGCTCAGCAAACTGCTCGGGCTGTTGCAGGCATCGCCGCAGAGACTGGTGGGTGTGCTCGCAGCCAATCTGAACAAGCTTATGTGGACACTGAGCGCAATCAAAAATCAAAAAGAAGCGACATGA
- the rplA gene encoding 50S ribosomal protein L1, whose protein sequence is MAHTGKNYKAARAKVDRERRYALEEAVDLLSEVRTAKFDETVELAFRLGVDPRHADQMVRGSVVLPNGLGKKVRVLVFAKGQKEKEAEEAGADFFGSDELIDKIQKGWLDFDKAIATPDMMGQVSKLGKILGPRGLMPNPKVGTVTFEVAKAIQELKAGRVEFRVDKAGNVHVPVGKASFGKEKLLENINMLFETVIRLKPSSSKGTYVKGVAISTTMSPGIKIDPAYVRSLSK, encoded by the coding sequence ATGGCACACACGGGAAAAAACTATAAGGCAGCTAGGGCTAAGGTGGACAGGGAGAGAAGGTACGCTTTGGAAGAGGCCGTTGACCTCCTTTCCGAAGTGCGCACCGCTAAATTTGACGAAACGGTTGAGCTGGCTTTCCGGCTCGGCGTCGACCCCCGACATGCCGATCAGATGGTAAGAGGTTCAGTTGTTCTGCCCAATGGCCTTGGAAAAAAAGTGAGAGTGCTTGTCTTTGCGAAAGGACAGAAAGAGAAAGAGGCCGAGGAAGCAGGGGCTGACTTTTTTGGCTCGGACGAACTCATAGACAAAATCCAAAAAGGATGGCTCGATTTTGACAAGGCGATAGCAACGCCCGACATGATGGGGCAGGTCAGCAAGCTAGGCAAAATTCTCGGGCCGAGAGGGCTTATGCCCAACCCTAAAGTGGGCACGGTCACCTTCGAAGTTGCGAAAGCGATTCAGGAGTTGAAGGCTGGCCGGGTGGAGTTTAGAGTCGACAAGGCTGGAAACGTTCATGTTCCTGTGGGAAAAGCGAGTTTTGGCAAAGAAAAACTTCTGGAAAATATCAATATGCTATTCGAGACTGTGATCCGGCTCAAGCCCTCTTCAAGCAAGGGCACCTATGTGAAGGGTGTCGCTATCAGCACAACGATGAGCCCGGGCATAAAAATCGATCCTGCCTATGTGAGAAGTTTGAGCAAGTAA
- the rpoB gene encoding DNA-directed RNA polymerase subunit beta: protein MRQTFHNKILRKSFGKLEEILDISNLIEIQTASYENFLQHGLTVEERKNVGLQAVFTSVFPIKDAHDTTSLEFVKYEIADPKYSEEECVVRGLTFAAPMKVTIRLVVWNVDPVAKTREIRAVKEQDVYFGEIPLMTERGTFIINGTERVIVSQLHRSPGVYFSADQSKTLFSGNFTYTARIIPYRGSWLDFEFDHKDLLYVRIDKRKKIPVTLLLRALGYTEKAILDYFYDKETIILKEKKIFKQTPLSLLVGQKAPSDIVNAETEEVLVKKHKKITKSVIKKMELARITQIPVDQADVIGKVAASDVVDPATNEVVIPINKEITEDDLDKIQKRKIKQFDILFIDNLNVSSSLRDTLVIDKAGTKEEALLEIYRKLRPGDPPTYEFAEALVHNMFFSPERYDLSKVGRLKMNHRLSIDVPIDVVTLRKEDIIEVVRQLLRLKDSRGQGDDIDHLGNRRVRTVGELLENQFRMGLVRMERAIKERLTFPEMETLMPHDLVNPKPVATAIKDFFASSQLSQFMDQTNPLSEITHKRRLSALGPGGLTRERAGFEVRDVHPTHYGRICPIETPEGPNIGLIASLSTYARVNEFGFIESPYRVVRDGRVTAEIKYLSALDEEQYFVAQANAPVDSKGRFLPDLLVSARKGGGFYWIDPKEVDLMDVSPKQLVSVSASLIPFLEHDDANRALMGSNMQRQAVPLITTEAPLIGTGMERIVGRDSRVSIVARHGGVVESVDANRIIVKYDEGNGADESVTKIDVYNLLKFRRSNQDTCINQRVVVRKGDFVKKGEVLADGPSTDRGELALGKNVLVAFMPWRGYNYEDSVLINERLVKEDTFTSIHIEELECVVRDTKLGKEEVTRDIPNVGDEALKDLDDSGIIRIGAPVRPGDILVGKVTPKGETQLTPEEKLLRAIFGEKAGDVKDTSLRVPHGIEGIVIDVKVLSRRGIDKDERSRMIEDIEISNILKDQEDQIKIILESTRERITHLLVGKAAPSDIKDGRGKVLMKKGERFTREKLSVLNLDKLQDVEFRNEQLEGKVSKVLDSQENQIEIIKLYYGDKINKVKKGDELPPGVLKTIKVYVAMKRKVAVGDKVSGRHGNKGIVSVILPDEDMPFTDEGISVDVVLNPLGVPSRMNAGQILETHLGWASSELGRKIGLLIETVNSPSAIRKWIKGIMGGGEMNKFVDGLSDEEVLELASHLKKGVHMSVPVFDGAKEEEIGELFAKAGLPESRQITVFDGRTGEPFHHKVTLGTMYLLKLHHLVDDKIHARSIGPYSLVTQQPLGGKAQFGGQRLGEMEVWALEAYGAAYSLQEFLTIKSDDVSGRVKAYEAIVKGEDVLEPSLPESFNVLVKELQSLCINVDLIKEEG from the coding sequence ATGAGGCAAACCTTTCATAATAAGATATTACGGAAAAGTTTCGGGAAGCTGGAAGAGATACTCGACATTTCCAACCTTATCGAGATACAAACGGCTTCATACGAAAATTTTCTTCAACACGGTCTCACCGTAGAAGAGAGAAAGAACGTAGGACTGCAGGCAGTCTTTACCAGCGTATTTCCGATCAAGGACGCACACGATACCACGTCGCTCGAATTTGTGAAGTATGAAATTGCGGACCCCAAGTACTCGGAAGAAGAGTGTGTGGTCAGAGGCCTGACGTTCGCGGCTCCCATGAAGGTGACCATCCGGCTCGTGGTGTGGAATGTGGACCCGGTGGCCAAGACACGGGAGATCAGAGCGGTCAAGGAGCAGGACGTCTATTTCGGTGAAATCCCGTTGATGACGGAACGCGGCACATTCATAATTAACGGAACAGAACGGGTGATCGTAAGTCAACTTCACCGTTCTCCTGGAGTCTACTTCAGCGCCGATCAGTCCAAGACGCTCTTCAGCGGCAATTTCACGTACACCGCCCGGATCATTCCCTACAGGGGTTCGTGGCTGGACTTTGAATTTGACCATAAGGACCTGCTTTATGTAAGAATCGACAAACGCAAAAAGATCCCGGTCACCTTGCTGCTTCGGGCTCTCGGCTATACGGAAAAGGCAATTCTGGATTACTTCTACGATAAAGAAACCATCATCCTGAAAGAGAAGAAGATCTTCAAGCAGACCCCGCTCTCTTTGCTGGTAGGGCAAAAGGCTCCTTCAGACATAGTAAACGCGGAGACCGAGGAAGTACTGGTCAAGAAGCATAAGAAAATCACAAAGTCCGTGATTAAGAAGATGGAGCTGGCACGTATCACGCAGATACCGGTCGACCAGGCTGACGTAATCGGCAAGGTCGCAGCGAGCGACGTAGTCGACCCTGCGACGAATGAAGTCGTGATCCCCATTAACAAAGAGATTACAGAAGATGATCTCGACAAGATTCAGAAGAGGAAGATAAAGCAGTTCGACATCCTCTTCATTGATAACCTGAACGTCAGCTCATCTCTTAGGGATACCCTGGTTATTGATAAAGCCGGAACAAAGGAAGAAGCGCTTCTTGAAATCTACCGTAAGTTGAGACCCGGAGACCCGCCCACGTATGAGTTCGCCGAAGCGTTGGTGCATAACATGTTCTTCTCGCCCGAACGGTATGACCTTTCAAAGGTGGGCAGGTTGAAGATGAATCATCGCTTGAGCATCGATGTCCCAATCGATGTGGTGACGCTGCGCAAGGAAGACATCATCGAGGTGGTGAGGCAACTACTGCGGCTTAAAGATTCCAGGGGCCAGGGAGACGACATTGACCATCTCGGCAACCGGCGTGTCCGCACCGTGGGAGAACTTCTCGAGAACCAGTTCAGGATGGGGCTTGTCAGGATGGAGAGGGCCATCAAAGAAAGACTGACGTTCCCGGAGATGGAGACGTTGATGCCTCATGACCTGGTGAATCCAAAGCCGGTTGCAACCGCAATTAAAGACTTTTTTGCGAGCAGCCAGCTGTCGCAGTTTATGGATCAAACGAATCCTCTCTCTGAGATAACGCACAAGAGAAGACTCTCAGCGTTGGGGCCGGGCGGCCTTACGCGCGAGCGTGCAGGCTTTGAGGTCCGGGACGTGCATCCGACACACTACGGCCGCATATGTCCCATAGAGACGCCTGAGGGGCCGAACATCGGTCTCATTGCTTCGCTCTCGACCTATGCCCGCGTCAACGAGTTTGGCTTCATAGAGAGCCCCTATCGGGTCGTCCGGGACGGACGGGTCACTGCTGAGATTAAGTACTTGAGCGCTCTCGACGAAGAACAGTATTTCGTTGCTCAGGCAAATGCTCCGGTTGATTCGAAAGGAAGATTTCTGCCAGATCTTCTTGTTTCAGCCAGGAAAGGAGGCGGATTTTACTGGATCGACCCGAAAGAAGTCGATCTTATGGACGTCTCCCCGAAACAGCTTGTCAGCGTCTCCGCGTCGCTGATTCCGTTCCTTGAGCATGACGACGCCAACAGGGCTCTTATGGGATCAAACATGCAACGGCAGGCCGTTCCGCTGATCACTACAGAAGCGCCCCTGATCGGGACAGGCATGGAAAGAATCGTGGGTCGTGATTCCAGGGTCAGCATCGTGGCACGTCATGGCGGAGTGGTGGAGAGTGTTGATGCCAACCGCATCATCGTCAAGTATGATGAGGGGAACGGTGCTGATGAGAGCGTGACAAAAATCGATGTATATAACTTATTGAAGTTCAGACGCTCGAACCAGGACACCTGTATTAACCAGAGGGTCGTGGTGCGGAAGGGCGACTTTGTCAAGAAGGGCGAAGTGCTCGCAGACGGACCATCTACCGACCGCGGAGAGCTTGCCCTTGGAAAGAATGTGCTCGTAGCCTTCATGCCGTGGAGGGGCTACAACTACGAAGACTCGGTCCTCATTAACGAGCGGCTCGTCAAAGAAGACACCTTTACCTCGATTCACATTGAGGAGCTGGAATGCGTGGTTCGGGACACCAAGCTCGGAAAGGAAGAAGTGACGCGAGACATCCCGAACGTCGGGGATGAAGCGCTGAAGGATCTTGATGACAGCGGCATCATCAGGATAGGAGCGCCTGTCCGGCCCGGAGACATACTGGTGGGAAAAGTGACGCCAAAGGGTGAGACCCAGTTGACCCCGGAAGAGAAACTTCTGCGTGCGATCTTCGGCGAGAAAGCCGGTGATGTTAAAGATACGTCGCTCCGTGTCCCGCACGGTATCGAAGGCATTGTCATCGATGTGAAGGTTCTTTCCAGGCGGGGCATTGACAAAGACGAGCGCTCCAGAATGATCGAGGATATAGAAATCTCGAACATCCTTAAGGATCAGGAAGATCAGATCAAGATTATTCTTGAGTCCACGAGAGAAAGAATAACCCATCTGCTTGTCGGTAAGGCCGCACCCTCCGATATAAAGGACGGACGGGGCAAGGTGCTAATGAAGAAAGGGGAGCGCTTCACAAGAGAGAAGCTGAGCGTACTTAATCTCGATAAGTTGCAGGACGTGGAGTTCAGGAACGAGCAGCTGGAAGGGAAAGTCTCAAAGGTGCTCGATAGTCAGGAGAATCAGATCGAGATCATCAAGCTTTACTACGGAGATAAGATAAACAAGGTCAAAAAGGGGGACGAGTTACCTCCGGGCGTGCTCAAGACCATCAAAGTGTATGTGGCGATGAAACGCAAAGTGGCCGTAGGGGACAAGGTTTCCGGTAGGCACGGGAACAAGGGTATCGTCTCTGTTATTCTTCCTGATGAGGACATGCCGTTTACCGACGAGGGGATTTCCGTCGACGTAGTGCTCAACCCGCTCGGCGTGCCTTCGCGAATGAACGCAGGCCAGATCCTTGAAACCCACCTGGGATGGGCTTCCAGCGAGCTCGGCCGCAAGATAGGACTTCTCATCGAGACCGTAAATAGTCCCTCCGCCATTCGAAAGTGGATCAAGGGGATAATGGGCGGAGGAGAAATGAACAAGTTCGTCGATGGATTGAGTGATGAAGAGGTGCTCGAGCTGGCGTCCCATCTCAAGAAAGGTGTGCACATGTCGGTACCTGTTTTTGATGGGGCTAAAGAAGAAGAGATAGGGGAACTCTTTGCGAAAGCCGGCCTTCCGGAGAGCAGGCAGATAACGGTGTTCGACGGCAGGACCGGCGAACCGTTCCATCACAAAGTAACGCTGGGCACGATGTACCTGCTGAAGCTTCACCATCTGGTCGACGACAAGATCCACGCGCGTTCTATTGGTCCTTACTCGCTGGTAACGCAGCAGCCTTTGGGCGGCAAAGCCCAATTCGGCGGCCAGAGACTGGGCGAAATGGAAGTGTGGGCGCTTGAGGCATACGGAGCCGCTTACTCGCTGCAGGAATTCCTGACGATCAAATCAGATGATGTGAGCGGAAGGGTCAAGGCATACGAAGCGATTGTGAAAGGTGAGGATGTGCTTGAGCCGAGCCTTCCCGAATCATTCAATGTTCTTGTAAAGGAACTACAAAGCCTTTGCATCAACGTTGATTTGATAAAAGAGGAAGGGTAA
- the nusG gene encoding transcription termination/antitermination protein NusG: MEKKWYVVHTYSGYEQKVKEGLEERIKTSKMEESFGEIIVPSEVIMERVKGQVKKSQRTIFPGYIIVQMDMNEDTWYLVRNTPKVTGFVGYGMKPTPLPDDEVKDLVYAIQEGKGKIKPKIRFDKGDNVKVIEGPFSNFTGSVEEIKPEKGKVKVLLNIFGRTTPVELDFMQIEKM; encoded by the coding sequence ATGGAAAAGAAGTGGTACGTCGTTCATACTTACTCCGGCTACGAGCAGAAGGTGAAGGAGGGGCTGGAGGAACGCATAAAGACGAGCAAAATGGAAGAAAGCTTTGGAGAAATTATTGTTCCGTCAGAAGTGATAATGGAGCGGGTAAAAGGGCAGGTCAAGAAATCGCAGAGAACCATTTTTCCCGGCTACATTATCGTGCAGATGGACATGAATGAAGACACCTGGTACCTTGTGCGGAATACACCGAAAGTGACAGGATTTGTCGGCTACGGCATGAAGCCCACCCCGTTGCCTGATGATGAAGTGAAGGACCTTGTCTACGCGATTCAGGAAGGGAAGGGCAAGATCAAGCCAAAAATTCGCTTTGATAAGGGCGATAACGTCAAGGTGATTGAGGGGCCATTTTCCAATTTTACGGGAAGCGTAGAGGAGATTAAGCCGGAAAAAGGAAAAGTAAAAGTGCTTCTCAATATTTTCGGGAGGACAACGCCTGTAGAGCTGGATTTCATGCAGATTGAGAAGATGTAG
- the rpmG gene encoding 50S ribosomal protein L33: protein MRQLVILACSECKNRNYTTTKNKQKTPDRLELSKYCKFCKKHTAHKETK, encoded by the coding sequence ATGAGGCAGCTAGTTATTCTCGCGTGTTCGGAATGCAAGAATAGAAACTACACTACCACAAAAAACAAGCAGAAAACACCAGACAGGCTGGAGCTAAGCAAGTACTGTAAGTTTTGCAAAAAGCACACGGCACATAAGGAAACAAAATAA